TGCTTGGGTACGGTGGGCAGGACGACGTGCTCGATGATGTCCTTCCTGATCTTCTCGAGGCTCGCGTCGGGACCGTGCTGGGTGGAGATGACCACCGTCTCCACGCTCACGGGCTTGCCGTCGGCATAGCGCACCGACACCTGGCTCTTGCCGTCGGGGCGGAGGTAGTCGAGGGCGCCGCTGCGGCGCACCTGGGAGAGCCGCTGCACCAGCTTGTGCGCCAGCATGATGGGCAGCGGCATCAGCTCCTCGGTCTCCGTGCAGGCATAGCCGAACATGAGCCCCTGATCGCCCGCGCCCAGCTTGTCCACGCCCATGGCGATGTCGCTGGACTGCTCGTCGATGGCCGTGATGACGCCGCAGGTTTCGAAATCGAAGCCGAACTTGGCCCGCGTATATCCGACGCCCTTGATGGTCTCGCGGGCGATCTTCGGGATGTCCACGTAGCAGGAGGTCGTGATCTCACCCGCCACCACCACGAGGCCCGTCGTGAGCAGGGTCTCGCAGGCCACGCGCCCGGTGGGATCCTGCCTCAGGATCGCGTCGAGCACGGCGTCCGAGATCTGATCAGCGATCTTATCGGGATGTCCCTCGGTCACCGACTCCGAGGTGAACAGATATTCCTCACGCGCCATCGTCGTCCTCCCGTCAATTTGGTCACTGCCCGGGGGCAGTGGTGACTACTTCGTCCGCCCGGATTCGGACGTACTCACGCGAGGTTAGCATGGTCCCCGACAGCGCTCAAGCGAAATGCCGTCGTCAGGCCGACCCGCGCGCGCCACGGGGAGCTCCCCGCGGCCGCACGCTCGGCGCGATGGTGACGAAGCCCCCCCACGAGCTTCCCTTCGCCAAGGTCACGGGCCAACTCAGGAGCAACGCCGAGCCCTGGTAAATGCGCTCGAAGCCGCTCTCGGAAAGCGACACCGTCTCGATGGGCGCCCAGCCGACATGCCCACCCGGAGACCACTGGAGGGCGATCTCGCCGCCTATCCACTCGTCCACGAGGGTGAGGGCCACCGCGCCGTCGAGCGCGCCGCGCGAGCCCAGCGACGGTCTGTCGGGGGCGCCGTAGTAACGCCCCTCGGCGTCTCCCGCGGTGAGGGTGAGATTGAGCTGGACGGCCCATCGCCCCTCGAGCGGGTCTTCGCCGTGCCAGTAAAGCCGGTATTCCGCGCGCACCTCCGCGAGCGATGCGCCGATGGTGACGCGCTTCTCCACGCGAAGGGGCAGGCCGTCGGGCGCTTCGAGATCGAGGGCCGCTTCGAAGGCTGTCTCCGTGGAGAACACCCGCGCGTGGAATGCCCGCTCTCCGAGGGCGAGCCGGGCCCCGGACCATGGGTTGAGCGGGTCGGGCGCCTCGGCGGAGGAAAAGAACCCATCCATCAGCGAAGCGCGGCGCCAGGGATCATAATCAAGGAGCCTCTGAAGACCCTCCTCCTTGACCGTGGGCGCCGCGTGGATGGTTTTGGCCCCGGTGATGTCCGCCGCCTCCAGCCTGTCCTTGACGAGGCCGTGATAGGCCTCCGGCCGCCGCGTGAAGACGGCCGCCACGTCGAGATCGAGAGGGCGAAAGGCGAGCTCGCTCACCGTCCCCCCCGCCTCGGGGCGGAGGGTGACCGCGAGCTCCCGGGTGCGCACGCGGATCTCCTCGCGCCCGTCGCCGTCGATGTCCTCGCGCGCCCACTCCACGGCCCTCCTCGCCGCCGCCTCGTCCAGCCGGCGCTCCGCCGCCACCAGCGCGCTCCTCACGGCGCGGCGGAGGTGGGGCAGATAGCAGCCGCCGAAAACGCCGTGCCAGTAGGCGTCATTGGCCTGGCTGCGCCAGAGATCCTCTCGCGCGGCCTGCAGGCGCGGGTCGTCCGGGCGAGCCCGCAGCGCCTCGTGGAGACGGCGCGACAGGGCGAGCATGATTCCATAGGCATCGCCCATCTCCGGATACTTCACGAGAAAGTTGCGCCAGAAGCCGCCGCGCAGCAGCCGCGCCAGACGAGGGCCGTCGGGCAGCGCCTCCAGCCGGCGACGTGTCTCTTCGAGCTCCTGCGCGGCCGCCGCGGGCAGCGCCCACTCGCCCATTTCCGTGTAGGAGGCCGTGGGCAGGTAGACGCGGCCGGCCGGGGGCGCCGCGTCGAGCCATCCGGAAAAGGTCGACATCTGGAGCCGCGGCGCGGCCACCAGCGCCTCGAAGAATCTCGGGAGCCAGCGCTCTCCGTAGGCGAGATGGTGCGTGCCCGGCCACACCCCGAACTTCTCGCCGTCGTCGAACAGGGTCAGCGCTC
The genomic region above belongs to Candidatus Methylomirabilota bacterium and contains:
- the metK gene encoding methionine adenosyltransferase, with the translated sequence MAREEYLFTSESVTEGHPDKIADQISDAVLDAILRQDPTGRVACETLLTTGLVVVAGEITTSCYVDIPKIARETIKGVGYTRAKFGFDFETCGVITAIDEQSSDIAMGVDKLGAGDQGLMFGYACTETEELMPLPIMLAHKLVQRLSQVRRSGALDYLRPDGKSQVSVRYADGKPVSVETVVISTQHGPDASLEKIRKDIIEHVVLPTVPKHLIDPKKVTYHINPTGRFVTGGPMGDTGLTGRKIIVDTYGGSCPHGGGAFSGKDPTKVDRSACYMARHVAKNIVAAGLAERAQVQVAYAIGVAEPVSVMVETFGTGKVTNAKLEQMVRRHFDFTPIGIIKYLDLRRPIYHKTAAFGHFGRTEPEFTWEQTNRVKDLRDDAGI
- a CDS encoding alpha-amylase/4-alpha-glucanotransferase domain-containing protein; translation: MSEDLRFLFGVHNHQPVGNFDSVVLEAAAQAYHPFLEAAGAVEGMVVAVHCSGGLLAFLRERATATFDLLGRLAAEGRVELLTGGFYEPILAMLPDEDKVGQIQALTEFLRANFGARARGVWLAERVWEPQLPRILRRAGVEFVVLDDAHFALAGLEPESLGGYYLTEEQGDRLAVFPISQRLRYLVPFSPPEDALGYLESRRGAGALTLFDDGEKFGVWPGTHHLAYGERWLPRFFEALVAAPRLQMSTFSGWLDAAPPAGRVYLPTASYTEMGEWALPAAAAQELEETRRRLEALPDGPRLARLLRGGFWRNFLVKYPEMGDAYGIMLALSRRLHEALRARPDDPRLQAAREDLWRSQANDAYWHGVFGGCYLPHLRRAVRSALVAAERRLDEAAARRAVEWAREDIDGDGREEIRVRTRELAVTLRPEAGGTVSELAFRPLDLDVAAVFTRRPEAYHGLVKDRLEAADITGAKTIHAAPTVKEEGLQRLLDYDPWRRASLMDGFFSSAEAPDPLNPWSGARLALGERAFHARVFSTETAFEAALDLEAPDGLPLRVEKRVTIGASLAEVRAEYRLYWHGEDPLEGRWAVQLNLTLTAGDAEGRYYGAPDRPSLGSRGALDGAVALTLVDEWIGGEIALQWSPGGHVGWAPIETVSLSESGFERIYQGSALLLSWPVTLAKGSSWGGFVTIAPSVRPRGAPRGARGSA